In Pseudanabaena sp. FACHB-2040, the sequence AATGGCGAGTATTTTGTGACTGCTTTCGCGTTTTTTGGGTAGACGATGGTCTTTTCTGAGGCTCTAGCTCAGAATCAGGGTGAAATGATTCAATCAGGAATAGCGTTTGGGGCGATCGAACATACAGGTGAGCTGTGGTTAAGTTCAGTCAAAATCGAGTGATGCGATCTGCCTGGGTCAAGCTCCTAGGCCACACGATTCTGAAATGGCAGCGGGATGACTGTCTAGAAATGGGGGCGGCTTTGGCCTACTACTCACTGTTTTCCCTGTTTCCAATTATTTTGGTGATTTTGAGCGTAGTGGGGTTTGTGATTGGCCCCAATACAATGGCGTATAACCAGATCGTGCGGTTTGCTCAGGAGGCGCTGCCATCCGATGCCTTTCGAGTCGTGCAGGACGCGCTGCTGCAGCTGCACACGGGTAGCACCAGCGCTAGCATCATTGGTTTTGGCATTTTGCTATTTACCGCTAGCGGCTTTTTTGGGGCGCTGAGCCGTGCCTTTGACAAGATCTGGCACGTCAAACCCCGGGCTGAGGACGGCGGCGGGGTCACTGCGATCGCGCTTAATTTTCTCTGGAAGCGGATTTTTGCCTTCCTAATGGTGATTGGCTCCGCTGGGCTGATTTTGGTTTCCCTGCTGTCCAACATCGCCATTGATGCCTTGATGCGGATTTTGGGGGAGTTTAGTGAACGGGTCGATCTGGTCACCATCAATCAGGTGAATCTGTTGCCTTGGTTTCAGGCGGGCATTTCCTTCCTGTCGCTGGCCCTAGTGGTTATGGTGCTGTTCAACGTGCTGCCTTCTACCCGCGTAGCCTGGGGAGATGTCTGGCTGGGAGGTCTGCTAACGGCCCTGCTATGGGTCTTGCTGCAGCAGCTCATCAGTAACAGCGTGATTAGCCTTGGCAGTCGCTTTCGCTCCTATGGCGTGGTCGGTGGGGTCATGGTGCTGATGCTGTGGATCTACCTTACCAGCCAGATTTTTTTCCTGGGCGGGGAGTTTACCTACGTCTATGCCCACATGTTTGGCAGCCGCAAACAGGGCAAGCTAGGGCCGCGTAAACCCCTAGAGACTGCCCCAAAAAACCTTCAGAAAAACCCGAAGGCAAAACCTGAGGCTTAGCTGCCGCTAGCTGAACTACCCTCGCTGCACCCGGACAGCATATCGCTGCAGCACCTCCAGCACACCGTCGCGCCGGATTGGCTTACTGAGGTAGTCATCCATGCCTGCGGTCAGACAGCGCTCCCGATCGCCAGCCATTGCATGGGCCGTCATGGCAATAATGTAGGGTTGGGGCAGGGCAGTCTGCCGAATGCGCCGGGTCGCCTCTAGTCCGTCCATCTCTGGCATCTGCACGTCCATAAAGACCACATCGTAAGGCTGGCGGCACACCGAATCTAGCGCTTCTATACCATTGCTGGCCAGGCTGATACTGGCATATCCCAGGCGCTGCAACATATGCTGAGCTACCCGCTGATTGACCGGCACATCATCGACCACCAAAATCCGCAAGGGGTGGGGCTGAAGCGGCAGAATGTTTGCCGGTAGTTGAGCGGTGGCACGGCTGACAACGGCAACTGGCTGGTGGGGCTGACTGTCAGCCTCGGCCCAAACTTCAGCCTGAATGGTGAAGTAAAAGGTAGACCCGTGTCCCACGTCGCTCTCTACCCAAATGCGGCCTCCCATCATTTCACAGAGGCGCTTGCTAATAACCAGCCCCAGACCGGTACCGCCAAAGCGCCGGGTGGTGGAGGTATCAGCCTGACTAAAGGGCTGAAATAGGTGGTTTAACTTATCTGGAGGAATGCCAATACCGGTATCGCGAACTGCAAACAGAAGTTCATAGAGAGCGCAGTCGCGCCCCGCCGCTGGCAGCTGATCGCTGCTGACGCTGACTACGACATCCCCTTGGGCAGTAAATTTCAGGGCATTGCCCACCAGGTTAACCAGCACCTGCCGCAGGCGGTTAACGTCTCCCTGCAAATGAATTGGCGTATCGGGCGCAATGGAGTAAGCCAGACTGAGGCTTTTGCGGGCAATCTGGGGGGTCAACAAATCCAATGTGTCCTCAATGCAGGCTCTCAGGTTGTAGCGAGAGATCTCTAGTGCCAGCTTGTTTGACTCAATCTTTGAGAAGTCCAGAATGTCGTTGATGATGGTGAGCAAAGACTCGCTGCTGCTGCGGACAGTCTCGACATACTCTAGCTGACGTGGGCTCAGGTCGGTCTCCCGCAGTAGGTCGGTCATGCCGATGACGGCATTCATAGGGGTGCGAATTTCGTGGCTCATAATCGCTAAGAACTCGCTCTTTGCCTGGCTAGCTTTGTCGGCCCCCTCCTTGGCCTGCTGCAGTTCCAGAGACTGCTGCTGCAGCCGGAAGAACAGCTCAGCCTGCTGAATGGCGACTGCTAGCTGGGCGCTAATTTGCACTAAGATGCCTGTCTCTGTGTCTATCCAGGCGCGGGGATTGCTGTTTTGGTAGGCAGCCAGCAGCCCCCAAAGCTGATCTCCCTGCACGATGGGGGCAATCACATAGGCTTTGGCCTGCAGCTGCTCTAGCCATTCGACACGGCGGGGATGTAAGCTGGCTCCGTAGATGTTGTCAACCTGTAAGGGACGCATGCCGGTGCCTAGCAGGTCGATTGAAACTGCCTGCAGCAGGAGACTTGCGATCGCAACTTGCGCGGGTGCTACCGGCTCAACGACTGGGTGAGCTTCCAGCGTGCCTAACGGTTTACGGGGCAGCAGCGCCAGCCACCCCTCGCCAACTGATTCAGCCACGACCTGACCAGTGTCGTCGGGATGGAACCGATAGATGAGGCTGCGATCGCACCCCAGTACCCGCCGCAGCTCATCCACCGTAGCCTCAAAAATAGTCGCCAGATCGAGGGTCTGGCGCATCCGCTCAACCATGCGGGCCACGGTCTGCTCGCGCTCCAGACTTTGCCGGAGCTGGCTCTCTGAGCGCTTGCGCTCGGTAATGTCCTGCACTGTGCCAAAGAGGCGCACTGTCTTACCGGTAACCGCATCCTGCACGGCCTGCCCTTTGCCCAAAACGTAGCGCCACGTCCCATCGGGATGTACGATTCGGCACTCCAGCTCGTAGGTGCCCCCAAACTGAATCAGCCGTTGCACCTCAGCTTCAAGCCAAGGTCGATCCTCGGGCAATGTATGCTGCAGCGTTTGCTGATAGTCAAGCGCGGGTTGACTCGGATCGAGGCCGTAGATGTGAAACACTTCCTCAGACCAGACCACCTCACCCGACTCCGGGTCAAACGACCAGTTGCCCAATTGAGCAATGCGTTGAGCCACTGCCAGAGCATGCTGGCTTTCCCTCAGGGCGATTTCAGCGCGCTTACGTTCGGTAATGTCGCGGACGATGCAAAGAACCTCATCGGGGCCACTAACTGTCACCCGAACCTCTTCGTACTGTTGTCTGCCGTTGATCTCAGATTCCTGCTCAAATACCTGCGTCTCACCGGTTTTCAAGGCCTGTTTGATATAGTGCTGCTGCCGTTCTACTATTGAGGGCGGCAGAAACTCGGCTTGGGAGCGCCCTATCGGATCAAAACCTTCAGGCAGCAAATCAATAACTTGATTAGTGCGAACATAGCCTAGGTAAGTACCATCTGCCCGCAGCCGATACATCAGGTCAGGGATGGCATTGAGAATGGCTGCCTTTTCTGCCTCACTTTGACGCAGGGCGGCTTCGGCTTGTTTACGGCTGATCTCGCTGCGTTT encodes:
- a CDS encoding YihY/virulence factor BrkB family protein, giving the protein MVKFSQNRVMRSAWVKLLGHTILKWQRDDCLEMGAALAYYSLFSLFPIILVILSVVGFVIGPNTMAYNQIVRFAQEALPSDAFRVVQDALLQLHTGSTSASIIGFGILLFTASGFFGALSRAFDKIWHVKPRAEDGGGVTAIALNFLWKRIFAFLMVIGSAGLILVSLLSNIAIDALMRILGEFSERVDLVTINQVNLLPWFQAGISFLSLALVVMVLFNVLPSTRVAWGDVWLGGLLTALLWVLLQQLISNSVISLGSRFRSYGVVGGVMVLMLWIYLTSQIFFLGGEFTYVYAHMFGSRKQGKLGPRKPLETAPKNLQKNPKAKPEA
- a CDS encoding PAS domain S-box protein produces the protein MSWVVCVQKIPLRWLLTLTVVLPSLGTVGTVGDLSYCSSQQAAELIGQLTQSTSAQSEASLGLWDATADQVAERRQQRSSLQPLSASTLPPKIGLLFKPGKKTYWLVLGLYPAVKGRDRQIVTAASPSEMMGAILRNGRWVPGVSAVAGGLAALLGLALAQSFRLWLKRLSRGSQAIAADDLGKTLSLALPVDDLHLMAQAALQSSEGRFAHIFRSSPDPISISTLDGCFVEVNDSFLRITGYPREAVVGQTAQSLNLSANLAEVEAIAAQLQAQGWVRNFEFHWRGFDGTVITSLLSCDLIELGDQTYVLGISREISDRKQAEISLQESEERFRRVFEDSAVGMAIVDLNGYLLQVNHALSDMVGYAQAALPGRRVSEITCLEDLDQEAEQIQLLLRGEQSFVRLEKRYLHQNGQMVWGILNVSLLRDEQGQPLYFVSQVQDISDRKRAEQALKDSQEHNQAILNAIPDLMALVSRDGRFIYRFVSQGFADLVPTSVDTIGKSIFEVLPTEIAVNHAQGIERAIVTGQTQVFEQTFQVDQELWYEEVRITSCGENRALIIVRDVSARKRSEISRKQAEAALRQSEAEKAAILNAIPDLMYRLRADGTYLGYVRTNQVIDLLPEGFDPIGRSQAEFLPPSIVERQQHYIKQALKTGETQVFEQESEINGRQQYEEVRVTVSGPDEVLCIVRDITERKRAEIALRESQHALAVAQRIAQLGNWSFDPESGEVVWSEEVFHIYGLDPSQPALDYQQTLQHTLPEDRPWLEAEVQRLIQFGGTYELECRIVHPDGTWRYVLGKGQAVQDAVTGKTVRLFGTVQDITERKRSESQLRQSLEREQTVARMVERMRQTLDLATIFEATVDELRRVLGCDRSLIYRFHPDDTGQVVAESVGEGWLALLPRKPLGTLEAHPVVEPVAPAQVAIASLLLQAVSIDLLGTGMRPLQVDNIYGASLHPRRVEWLEQLQAKAYVIAPIVQGDQLWGLLAAYQNSNPRAWIDTETGILVQISAQLAVAIQQAELFFRLQQQSLELQQAKEGADKASQAKSEFLAIMSHEIRTPMNAVIGMTDLLRETDLSPRQLEYVETVRSSSESLLTIINDILDFSKIESNKLALEISRYNLRACIEDTLDLLTPQIARKSLSLAYSIAPDTPIHLQGDVNRLRQVLVNLVGNALKFTAQGDVVVSVSSDQLPAAGRDCALYELLFAVRDTGIGIPPDKLNHLFQPFSQADTSTTRRFGGTGLGLVISKRLCEMMGGRIWVESDVGHGSTFYFTIQAEVWAEADSQPHQPVAVVSRATAQLPANILPLQPHPLRILVVDDVPVNQRVAQHMLQRLGYASISLASNGIEALDSVCRQPYDVVFMDVQMPEMDGLEATRRIRQTALPQPYIIAMTAHAMAGDRERCLTAGMDDYLSKPIRRDGVLEVLQRYAVRVQRG